The region GCAGGCATCCATACTGTTTTTCCATATATGCAGCAGTGAGAACTTGTCATTCAGGACCGTAATATTGTTGCTGGCATTTAAATCGGGAACTAAAGAGTTGCTGATGATTAAATCATAATATTCGTTGTCAAATATTTTATTCATGATAAAGCCCCCATCCTGCTTTTTTAAACGCAGTATATAGTTATCTTATGCGTAGATATGGGGGTTCATGAAATGTTATCTTTCTTGGGCGGCTCAACGTCCTTAAAAGTTTGTAGAAAACCGTATGCTCTAGGTTATACCGTTTTTTGTGATATGGGATGGGAACGCAGTCTTCCCTGGATTATATGATTCCTATAACAGAAAAAGGAAAATGAGCAAAGTGCACAGAGATTTTTTGCATGCGTTCCTGATATTGGTTCATGAAGGTCCAGGAACTATATAAAAAGACGGAACCAGTCCGGGGACTGTCCGTCTTTTTGTGGTGGGAATTCAGCCGAGAGGAGTTGCTTTTTCTGTCACTTCATCATACTGAAATGCCACACTGCTTGTATCATAATCAAATAAATACGAAGCAACGTAAATCAGGGTATCGTCGGAATGACGTTTGTATGCCCTGACCGTATAATAATTTTTGCCGTCTATTTTAGATATTCCTGGCGCCGCAATATATTCATAGGATTCGGCAGCATCCGGCAGGCCAAGCTTTTCCTGGCCTTGGGAACGGACAGTTTCCTCTGCCTGTTCAATGGTATTGGTCGCTTTCGGCTGTTTTTCAAAATCCGCGATTACCTTTTTCTGTTGATTCCACTGGTCCTTAAAATAGGTGTTCCAGGGCTGGTTTTCTTTGGCAGTGGTTACGGTATAACTGCCGGCTTGGGATTCTAAGGTGATGGATAGATAGGAAGAGGAATCCTTTGAGGGGCCTGCCAGCTGGTAAATCTCTGTATCGGCCTTTGAAGCTTCCTCCGTGGTTGTCTGTCCTGGTTTTTGAGATCGATCCGTTACGTCAATGAAATTTTTTTCTCCCTCAAGATAATCCATGTAGCTTTTTAAATCAGCAGAGGTATCATCTACATGAAGGTACTTGTACCGGTCCTCCGATCCTGGGGTTTGGGGAGAGGAACCAGCGGAAGATTCTCCGGCTTCCTGTGCCTGGCTTCCGGTTTCTTTTGTTTCCGTTTCCTGGCCGGCTTCAGAGGCCGGCTGCTTTTCAAATTCACGTTCTCCCACGATTTCCGTCACAGAGGAGATATCTTCGTCTTTGGAAAAGTAAAAGGAGGGAGCTTTTTGCACCTGCTCTTTAGAAACATCCTTTTTCTTTGCAGTGAGCAGGATAATGGCCTGGGCAGATCCTATTATAATGATCATAAGAGCTGCTGCCAGCAAAACCAGAACTCTCTTATTTTTAGGCAACAGGCTTTTTCCTTTGGTTTTTGCAGCTTTTGCCGGCTTCCCTTTTGCTTTTTTTACTTTTGCGGCCTTTGTTTTCTTTGTTTTTGTCTTGGGAACCTTCTCTTTCTTGGCTTTTATGAATTTTGGCATAATGATCATCCTTGTGTATTTACTGATGCGGAATACAGATCAAACGGCTGCTTAACATCGCTATCCATATATCGGTTCATTTCCTTTGAAAAATAAGGTTTTCGGATAAAATTGTTATACAGCAAGAAGTTTTTTTGCCGTTCCCATGACCACCTTATCCACAAATTCGGCGACTTCCTCCTTGGGCTGCTGCATATCGGTATCCACCCATTGCTTTAAGACGCCGGTCAGTCCATAGGTGATGAATTCAAGGAAATAGTTCATGGTTACTTCCTTTGCATCAGGGTATTGTTCTTTAATGATCGCTGTGCCGTTTTTTAAGACGAGCATGTGGAAGCGGTTTACAAAGTCATTGGAGGAGCTGTTTTCAAAAAGTATTTTACATATCTTTTTGTTCTCCTCGATGTATTGAATAATGGGGATAACAACGGGCAGGAGCGAGTCCTTTTTAAAGGCATAACGGCAATTACTGACCATATCCTGGAAATCACTGAGAACTTCGGATTCCATCTCCTGCAGCAGGCTGTAGGTATCGGCATAGTGGAGATAAAAGGTACCCCGGTTTAAGTCAGCCAGTTCCGTGATATCCTTTACAGAAATATTCTTAAAGTCTTTTTTTACCATGAGCTCTAGAAGGCTTTCCTTTAACAGTTTCTGAGTTTTTCGGATACGGCGATCCTGTTTCTGCATTTCCATATCATTCCTCCAATTGCGTTTCTATACTTGCTTTTCATTTTCAGGGACTTAAGATCATGAACACTATGATAAAAAGTGTTGAGTATTGCATGAAAAATTTACTTATGATTATTAATAGAATTATCGCTAATGATTGATTATTGAAAGTTATCTACAAGAGTATTATAATGTACACATGTTCAAAAGTCAATAATATATCTATTAGTAGAATAAGGATGGGTAATGGAGGAAGCCATGAAAAAAAACAAAAGTTTATTTGATAAAATGGTGCATGTGATTGTGTACTGGGGAAAGGAAATAGAAACTTTTTTCTTTCTTGCCACCATCATCTGTGCAATTTGCTTTCCCTTTGTAAAGGTCAATTATGATTTGAGCAAATACCTGCCCCATTTCGCCCAGACAAAACAGGCACTGGATGTGATGGAGGATGAGTTCGGGTATCCCGGTATGGCCCGGATCATGGTAAAAGATGTAAGCCTTCAGGAGGCGAAAAAAATAAGACAGCAGATATCGGATCTGGATGGAGTGGATCTGGTCATAGGTCCGGATCTGACCACGGATGTTTATATGGGAGCTTCTTTTGTGAATCAGGGAATTACCGATATGATGTCTGTGGATGCCTTTTCCATGGAGGATTATTACCATGATGGGTATGCATTGATGGATGTGATATTTGAAAATGGAGATGACAGCCCTCTGACACGGGAAGGGGTTGACGCGATCTACCGCATTGTAGGAAAGGACCGAGGTTATTTTGCCGGAAGCGCTGTTTCCAGTAAGGAGCGTGAAGAGTCGATCACAAAGGAAATCACCATGGCCATCGGAATGGCGCTGGTGATCATATGGCTGATACTGACACTTACCACGACGTCCTGGATGGAACCTTTTTTATTTATTTCCGTTATGATTGTGGCCATCATCCTGAATATGGGATCCAACCTGATGTTTGGTACCATATCGTTCTTTACATTTTCCACGGCAGCGATTTTACAATTAGCAGTATCCATGGATTATTCCATATTTCTTTTACATACTTTTACGGCAATTAAAAATACCGGCGTTGAAATACATGATGCCATGGAATTGGCGGTTAAGGAGTCCTGCAGTTCTATCCTGGCAAGCGGGGCCACCACCATTGTAGGGTTTATAGTGATCGCATTCATGCGTTTTACCATTGGCAGAGACGTTGGATTCGTGCTGACCAAGGGAATCATCTGCAGTCTGGCTACCGTACTGTTCCTTATGCCAACTTTGATTCTGCACTTTAACGATAAGATTGAAAAAACAGCACATAAGCCTTTTCTTCCATCTTTTGACCGTTTTGCAAAACTGATGAACCGGATCCGTAAGCCTGTTTTCGTAATTGCCATATTTTTGGCGGTACCCTGTTATTTCGGTCAGAATATGAATGTTTTTTATTACGGTGATGATGCCATTGGCGCAGGGCCGGGAACCAGGGTTTATGAGGATACCAGGGCAATTAATGAGGAGTTTGGAAAATCAAACATGATCATCGGAATTGTTCCCAACGGCGATCTTGTAAAGGAGCGGCAGCTGACAGAGGCTTTGGAAGACCTGGATTTCGTGAATAATGCCATGTCCATGGCCGGGACAGTGCCAAAGGGCATCCCGGAAAGCTTTCTTCCGGATAAAGTAAGGGAACAGCTTCGAAGTGAGCGCTACGCCAGACTTTTGATATCTTTAAATACGGTACAGGAGAGCCGGTACGCCTTTGACTGCAGCCAGAAGCTGGAACAGGTGGTCAGGGAATATTATCCGGAGGATGCTTATGTCATAGGCATGACTCCCACAACCATTGATATCCGCGACATACTGACAGATGATTACAATAAGGTTTCCCTGTTATCCCTGGCAGGGGTGGCTCTGGTGGTCTTTGCTACATTTCAGTCTGTCCTGGTTCCGATCCTTGTTATCATACCCATTGAGGTGGCCATTTATTTAAATATGACCTTGCCATATGTGATGGGAGACAGCATGGTGTACATCGGTTATATCATTGTAAGCTGTCTGCAGCTGGGAGCCACCATTGATTATTCTATCCTGATGACCAATAATTATCTGGGCTTTCGAAAAACCATGAGCAACACAGATTCCGCCATGGCTGCTATATCAAAAAGTACCTTATCCATTCTGACGTCAGGAGGAATTCTTACGGTCGTAGGCTATCTTTTGTACTTTACGTCGTCAATTCAGGCCATTTCCCAGGTGGGACGCCTGGTAGGAAGAGGAGCGGTCTTAAGTATGGTTCTGGTTCTTTCCCTTCTTCCGGCTCTGTTAAGCACCTTTGACAAACAGATCCAGAAACAGCAGCTTCGTTCGGCGAGGAGGAAGGAAAAACGGCGTTTACGATACGGAAAAGTGAAAATAAAAGGAGAGAATGACCATGAAAAAGTATAATAGAATCCTGAGTATGGGCCTGGCTGCCATATTTTCCCTTCAACCGGTGTTGTCGGCTTTGGCTTCGCCGGAGGTGCCACAGTATGATGAAACACTTTATGTGACGATGGATCCTTATGGGGAGATAAAAGAAAGCAGCATTGTAAAGAATTACCAGATGAATGGAAACAGCAAGGTGGTGGATTACGGTACTTATGAGAAAGTAATGAACTTAACGGATCACTCAGAACCTGTCCAGGGAGATGACGGCTCGATTACCTTTTCGCCGGAAGAGACGGGAAGCCGGTTTTATTTTGAAGGCCGGACCAAAACAGAGAAATCCCAGCTCCCATGGGATATAAAGGTGAGCTACCGGTTAAATGGAGTGGAAAAAAGGGCGGAAGAGCTTGCCGGAGAAAAGGGACTGATTGAAATCAATGTGGATCTCATCCCCAACAAAGGGCTTTCCGACTATTACCAGAATAACATAGCCCTGATGGCAAGTTCCGTGGTGGATATGGATAAAAACTTAAGTCTGGAGGCGGAAGGAGCCCAGGTGCAGGCCATGGGAAATTTAAACATGGTAGTTTTCTTTGAACTGCCGGGTGAGGAAGGCCATTATTCCATACGCATCGGTTCGGAAGATTTTAAATTTCCTGGTATCGTTTTTGCCATGGTGCCATTGACTGTGAGCCAGCTGGATAAAGTTGCGGATCTAAGAGATGCCAAGGAGACCATGGAGGACTCCGCAGATGCCATCAGCGACAGCCTTGATGTGGTTTTAGATACCATGGGAAACATGCAAAAAAGCATTGAGGATACGGCAGATGGCATCAGGGGACTGGATAAAACAAGGCAGATTTTTGCTGATTCCAAGGGCAAGGTGTATGAGAATGCGGATGAGGCACTTGCAGCTTTAGACGGCCTGTCTCAGACCTTGCGGCCCTTTTACAACCACACCCAGAATGCTGGAAATGCCTTAAACGAAATCAGGACCCAGACAAATCATACGGTAGAAATTCTTGATGATCTGTCACCGGATCTGGGTGATTTGCAGGACAGTGTCCGCCATTTAAGAGATGAAGTAGATGAGCTGCGGAAAATGGCAAAGAACTCTCAGACGGATTTAAAATCCCAGGCATTTCTTGGGCAGGTAAAAAAGGTAGAAGAGCACTTATATACATTGACCGCTGAGCAGCAGAAACTTGCAAAGGCCCTTGCTTCCCTTGGGCAGACCCTTCCTAAACTGACGGCTCTGAATAATTCCTTAAGCAGCTCAGCAGCGGGAATTGAGGCCGGAGAATTGCAGGATTTGATCCAGGAGATTCAGGATGAAGGACTCATGGACGAAGATGAAATCTCCTCTTATTTATTTAATGAAAAAGGGTATTCTCTTCCGGAAATCAATGCACTGACCGGTTATCTGTCTACGGCGCTGGAAACCGGCCGGACAGCAACCCCCAGCAATGGGTCCAAGGTCATGGTGGAAGCGGCAGCTCCTCTGGCAGCGCTTCTTCCCCAGCTGGTTGACAGTGGTGCGGGACTGACCGGAGATCTGGGAAAAATGCTTGGGATGACCCAGGTACTGGTGGCTGATCTGTATTCCTTAAGAGGCCCGGTAAACGGAGTTTTTGACGGCGCCATGGGCATAGCTACGGCGGCAGGAAATATCTGTGATACGGCTGATGATCTGATCAA is a window of [Clostridium] saccharolyticum WM1 DNA encoding:
- a CDS encoding efflux RND transporter permease subunit, with translation MKKNKSLFDKMVHVIVYWGKEIETFFFLATIICAICFPFVKVNYDLSKYLPHFAQTKQALDVMEDEFGYPGMARIMVKDVSLQEAKKIRQQISDLDGVDLVIGPDLTTDVYMGASFVNQGITDMMSVDAFSMEDYYHDGYALMDVIFENGDDSPLTREGVDAIYRIVGKDRGYFAGSAVSSKEREESITKEITMAIGMALVIIWLILTLTTTSWMEPFLFISVMIVAIILNMGSNLMFGTISFFTFSTAAILQLAVSMDYSIFLLHTFTAIKNTGVEIHDAMELAVKESCSSILASGATTIVGFIVIAFMRFTIGRDVGFVLTKGIICSLATVLFLMPTLILHFNDKIEKTAHKPFLPSFDRFAKLMNRIRKPVFVIAIFLAVPCYFGQNMNVFYYGDDAIGAGPGTRVYEDTRAINEEFGKSNMIIGIVPNGDLVKERQLTEALEDLDFVNNAMSMAGTVPKGIPESFLPDKVREQLRSERYARLLISLNTVQESRYAFDCSQKLEQVVREYYPEDAYVIGMTPTTIDIRDILTDDYNKVSLLSLAGVALVVFATFQSVLVPILVIIPIEVAIYLNMTLPYVMGDSMVYIGYIIVSCLQLGATIDYSILMTNNYLGFRKTMSNTDSAMAAISKSTLSILTSGGILTVVGYLLYFTSSIQAISQVGRLVGRGAVLSMVLVLSLLPALLSTFDKQIQKQQLRSARRKEKRRLRYGKVKIKGENDHEKV
- a CDS encoding TetR/AcrR family transcriptional regulator; amino-acid sequence: MEMQKQDRRIRKTQKLLKESLLELMVKKDFKNISVKDITELADLNRGTFYLHYADTYSLLQEMESEVLSDFQDMVSNCRYAFKKDSLLPVVIPIIQYIEENKKICKILFENSSSNDFVNRFHMLVLKNGTAIIKEQYPDAKEVTMNYFLEFITYGLTGVLKQWVDTDMQQPKEEVAEFVDKVVMGTAKKLLAV